One segment of Streptomyces sp. YIM 121038 DNA contains the following:
- a CDS encoding ABC transporter substrate-binding protein, translating to MTHPPTRPASPTGPAQAAPRRAARAAAGLLAASLLAAGCAGADTNALGGAPADAAKLTLRATTPPAQGRLDRADWLLEDEPDSLDLDRQGGSAGRVVLTNICERLYQLQPDMSVEPFLAEKARTPDDRTLVLTVRDGVTFHDGSELTAADVLWSLKRHAAKDMEQSDEFGNVSSMRRTGPRELTIRFKEPDALFTKALAGDAGIVWNPRRVTAAGKEFGTPGQADACSGPYRLKEWKSGDSLTIEAYADYWGTKPLTRRVVFRWASDSALVNALRTGAADGTYAESPNTAAALRRAKNLRQYYGPSTASLVLIPTARGGLKDPAIRRALSLSLDRKGIANSGYGGLVQPWAAPVGAGAWGYERPRFAAAQKKLGAAAPATPTADDLAEAKKLVKEAGAPDDPVVIGTDSSQGRTVVANATRAALQRIGVRAQIKTVPPAQFEEFYSDPQARDGIDVLVGDWYISKADPMGFYDNGLSDSSNNWVGFKDPAYDRLVHKALATLDDTERARLTTEAQRRFVDAAVWIPVAQVPTALVLSDRLTGPPSSQSYLYYPWAARLGARKG from the coding sequence ATGACGCACCCACCGACGCGACCAGCGAGCCCGACGGGCCCGGCCCAGGCCGCGCCACGGCGGGCCGCGCGCGCCGCCGCCGGGCTCCTCGCGGCGTCCCTGCTCGCGGCGGGCTGCGCCGGGGCCGACACCAACGCCCTCGGCGGCGCCCCCGCCGACGCCGCCAAGCTGACCCTGCGCGCCACCACCCCGCCCGCCCAGGGCCGCCTGGACCGGGCCGACTGGCTCCTGGAGGACGAGCCCGATTCGCTCGACCTGGACCGCCAGGGCGGCAGCGCGGGCCGCGTCGTCCTCACCAACATCTGCGAGCGGCTGTATCAGCTCCAGCCGGACATGAGCGTCGAGCCGTTCCTCGCCGAGAAGGCCCGCACGCCGGACGACCGCACCCTCGTCCTGACCGTCCGCGACGGCGTCACCTTCCACGACGGCTCGGAGCTCACCGCCGCCGACGTCCTGTGGAGCCTCAAGCGGCACGCCGCGAAGGACATGGAGCAGTCGGACGAGTTCGGCAACGTGTCCTCGATGCGCAGGACGGGCCCCCGCGAGCTGACGATCCGCTTCAAGGAGCCCGACGCCCTGTTCACCAAGGCCCTCGCCGGAGACGCGGGCATCGTGTGGAACCCCCGCCGAGTCACCGCCGCGGGCAAGGAGTTCGGCACCCCCGGCCAGGCCGACGCCTGCTCGGGCCCCTACCGCCTCAAGGAGTGGAAGTCCGGCGACTCCCTCACCATCGAGGCGTACGCGGACTACTGGGGCACCAAGCCCCTGACCCGCCGCGTCGTCTTCCGCTGGGCCTCCGACAGCGCCCTGGTCAACGCCCTGCGGACGGGCGCGGCCGACGGCACGTACGCCGAGTCGCCGAACACGGCCGCGGCCCTGCGCCGCGCCAAGAACCTGCGGCAGTACTACGGCCCCTCCACCGCCTCGCTCGTGCTCATCCCCACCGCGCGCGGCGGCCTCAAGGACCCCGCGATCCGCCGCGCCCTGTCCCTCTCCCTGGACCGCAAGGGCATCGCCAACTCCGGCTACGGCGGCCTCGTGCAGCCCTGGGCCGCCCCCGTCGGCGCGGGGGCCTGGGGCTATGAGCGGCCCCGGTTCGCCGCCGCCCAGAAGAAGCTGGGCGCCGCCGCCCCCGCGACCCCGACCGCCGACGACCTCGCCGAGGCCAAGAAGCTGGTCAAGGAGGCGGGCGCCCCCGACGACCCCGTCGTCATCGGCACCGACAGCAGCCAGGGCCGCACCGTCGTCGCCAACGCCACCCGCGCCGCGCTCCAGCGGATCGGGGTGCGGGCACAGATCAAGACCGTGCCGCCCGCGCAGTTCGAGGAGTTCTACAGCGACCCCCAGGCCCGCGACGGCATCGACGTCCTCGTCGGCGACTGGTACATCTCCAAGGCCGACCCCATGGGCTTCTACGACAACGGCCTGTCCGACTCCTCCAACAACTGGGTCGGCTTCAAGGACCCCGCGTACGACCGCCTCGTCCACAAGGCCCTCGCCACGCTCGACGACACCGAGCGCGCCCGGCTCACGACCGAGGCGCAGCGGCGGTTCGTCGACGCCGCCGTGTGGATCCCCGTCGCCCAGGTGCCGACGGCGCTCGTCCTCAGCGACCGGCTGACCGGACCGCCCTCCTCCCAGTCGTACCTCTACTACCCGTGGGCCGCCCGGCTGGGCGCGCGGAAAGGCTAG
- a CDS encoding ABC transporter permease produces the protein MAVRLVRRLAGVLATLLAASFVIFAAVYAAPGDPAVFLAGGRDKLTPERLAQVRAEYHLDEPLAAQYGRWLWDCLHLDLGRSFKYSDQVSDLVAARFPTTLQLVLYATVLFVVLGVGAGILAAVKRSTWVDSAVVGVTTLAASVPSFVAAIALVSFFGVRLGWFPVTGSGEGFLGTVHHLTLPALSLALGALALVSRVTRQAMVDAAASDHVAAARASGVPEREIVRRHVLRNALGPIVTMCGLVMAGMLAGTVVVETAFGLSGIGSLLVGAINTHDFPVAQAVLLLMVTGYIVVTTAVDAVHPLLDPRVKEVRS, from the coding sequence ATCGCCGTCCGTCTCGTACGGCGCCTCGCGGGCGTGCTCGCCACGCTCCTCGCCGCGTCGTTCGTCATCTTCGCCGCCGTGTACGCCGCGCCCGGCGACCCCGCCGTCTTCCTCGCGGGCGGCCGCGACAAGCTGACCCCCGAGCGCCTGGCCCAGGTGCGCGCCGAGTACCACCTGGACGAGCCGCTGGCCGCCCAGTACGGCCGCTGGCTGTGGGACTGCCTGCACCTCGACCTCGGCCGGTCCTTCAAGTACAGCGACCAGGTGTCCGACCTGGTGGCGGCCCGCTTCCCGACGACGCTCCAACTCGTCCTGTACGCCACCGTCCTGTTCGTCGTCCTCGGTGTGGGCGCGGGGATCCTCGCCGCCGTGAAGCGGTCCACCTGGGTGGACTCGGCGGTGGTCGGGGTCACGACGCTCGCCGCGTCGGTGCCGTCGTTCGTCGCGGCGATCGCCCTGGTGTCGTTCTTCGGCGTCCGGCTCGGCTGGTTCCCGGTGACCGGCAGCGGCGAGGGCTTCCTCGGCACCGTGCACCACCTCACGCTGCCCGCCCTGTCGTTGGCGCTCGGCGCGCTCGCCCTGGTCAGCCGCGTGACCCGGCAGGCGATGGTGGACGCGGCGGCCTCCGACCACGTGGCGGCGGCCCGCGCGTCCGGCGTGCCCGAGCGGGAGATAGTCCGCCGCCACGTCCTGCGCAACGCGCTGGGGCCCATCGTCACCATGTGCGGCCTGGTCATGGCGGGCATGCTCGCCGGCACCGTCGTCGTCGAGACCGCCTTCGGCCTCAGCGGCATCGGCTCCCTGCTCGTCGGCGCCATCAACACCCACGACTTCCCCGTGGCGCAGGCCGTCCTGCTCCTGATGGTCACCGGATACATCGTCGTCACCACGGCCGTGGACGCCGTCCACCCGCTGCTCGACCCGCGCGTGAAGGAGGTGCGCTCATGA
- a CDS encoding ABC transporter permease — MTLTLGATNAVKAAGPRRPVGVLIAGTLLGLVVLAAALAPLLAPYAPDTIDLSSSLVGTGREHLLGTDSSGQDLLSRALYGARTSLVAPLLLLAVAGVLGVTLGVLAAWRGGWVDTLVSRLTDVMYAFPGLLFTVLIIAVFGTGTTTSVLALGLAFTPTIAKYTRSLALSEARKPYVDAYRVQGMGGARICARHLIPNLGRSVLGYLVVLFGEALMSLATLSYLGFGAQPPSCDWGLMVQEGQAAIVQGAMLPALVPGTAIALVVVCFNVVGVWAADRLGRQ, encoded by the coding sequence ATGACCCTGACCCTCGGCGCTACGAACGCCGTGAAGGCGGCCGGGCCACGGCGCCCGGTCGGCGTCCTGATCGCGGGCACGCTCCTCGGTCTCGTCGTCCTCGCGGCCGCCCTCGCCCCCCTCCTCGCGCCCTACGCCCCGGACACCATCGACCTGTCCTCCTCCCTGGTGGGCACCGGCCGCGAGCACCTCCTCGGCACCGACTCCTCCGGCCAGGACCTGCTCTCCCGCGCCCTGTACGGCGCGCGGACCAGCCTGGTCGCGCCGCTCCTGCTGCTCGCCGTCGCCGGGGTGCTCGGCGTCACGCTCGGGGTGCTCGCGGCCTGGCGCGGCGGCTGGGTGGACACGCTCGTCTCCCGCCTCACGGACGTGATGTACGCCTTCCCGGGCCTGCTGTTCACCGTCCTGATCATCGCCGTGTTCGGCACCGGCACGACGACGTCCGTCCTCGCCCTCGGCCTGGCCTTCACGCCGACCATCGCCAAGTACACCCGTTCCCTGGCCCTGTCCGAGGCCCGCAAGCCCTACGTCGACGCGTACCGCGTGCAGGGCATGGGCGGCGCCCGCATCTGCGCCCGCCATCTGATACCGAACCTGGGCCGGTCCGTCCTCGGCTATCTCGTGGTCCTCTTCGGCGAGGCCCTGATGTCCCTGGCGACCCTCTCCTACCTGGGCTTCGGCGCCCAGCCCCCGTCCTGTGACTGGGGCCTGATGGTGCAGGAGGGGCAGGCGGCGATCGTCCAGGGCGCGATGCTCCCCGCCCTGGTGCCCGGCACCGCGATCGCCCTGGTCGTGGTCTGTTTCAACGTCGTCGGCGTCTGGGCCGCCGACCGCCTGGGGAGGCAGTGA
- a CDS encoding ABC transporter ATP-binding protein, with protein sequence MLLDIDDVTVTVPGAARPLLDSVSLRVAEGEVVALVGESGSGKSTTARTALGLLPDGAGVSGSVRFDGTEVLTLTGERLRAHRAGSVALVHQDPRAALNPVRRVGDFLTERGATRAEAVALLASVGLPDPERRVRQRPHELSGGMLQRVVIAGALAARPRLLLADEATSALDVTTQADILALLRTLRAEHGLGLLFITHDLHLAAAYSDRVYVMYAGRVVEERTAKALFTTPSHPYTRGLLSCSPTLDALEAPLRPIPGRPPSLADVFEGCAFVERCGQARPECGTWDPEPVPLPDGGVSACLAAGTPVETEVKP encoded by the coding sequence ATGCTGCTCGACATCGACGACGTGACCGTGACCGTGCCGGGCGCCGCCCGCCCGCTCCTGGACTCCGTGTCCCTGCGGGTCGCCGAGGGCGAGGTGGTGGCCCTGGTCGGCGAGTCCGGCTCGGGCAAGTCGACGACCGCGCGGACGGCCCTCGGCCTGCTGCCGGACGGGGCGGGCGTCTCCGGTTCCGTGCGCTTCGACGGCACCGAGGTCCTCACCCTGACCGGCGAGCGGCTGCGCGCCCACCGCGCGGGTTCGGTCGCCCTGGTCCACCAGGACCCGCGCGCGGCCCTCAACCCGGTGCGCCGCGTCGGCGACTTCCTCACCGAGCGGGGCGCCACCCGTGCCGAGGCCGTCGCGCTGCTCGCCTCCGTCGGCCTGCCCGACCCCGAGCGCCGCGTGCGCCAGCGCCCGCACGAGCTGTCCGGCGGCATGCTCCAGCGGGTCGTCATCGCGGGCGCCCTCGCCGCCCGCCCCCGTCTGCTCCTGGCCGACGAGGCCACCAGCGCCCTGGACGTCACCACCCAGGCCGACATCCTCGCCCTGCTGCGCACCCTGCGGGCCGAGCACGGCCTGGGCCTGCTGTTCATCACCCACGACCTGCACCTGGCGGCGGCGTACAGCGACCGCGTGTACGTGATGTACGCGGGCCGGGTGGTGGAGGAGCGCACGGCGAAGGCCCTGTTCACCACCCCCTCCCACCCCTACACCCGCGGCCTGCTGTCCTGCTCCCCGACCCTGGACGCCCTGGAGGCCCCGCTGCGCCCGATCCCGGGCCGCCCGCCGTCCCTCGCGGACGTGTTCGAGGGGTGCGCGTTCGTGGAGCGGTGCGGTCAGGCGCGGCCGGAGTGCGGGACGTGGGACCCGGAGCCGGTGCCCCTGCCGGACGGGGGCGTGTCCGCCTGCCTCGCCGCGGGCACCCCTGTCGAGACCGAGGTGAAGCCGTGA
- a CDS encoding ATP-binding cassette domain-containing protein — protein MTKTALLQATGLSKTYPLPGGGSHRAAHDVGFAVPEGGSLGIVGESGSGKTTVARMLVGLVPPDRGEITVAGRRREPRTPRTSRARLARAREIQMVFQDPYVSLDPRLTATQCLRTALRLHGKDERGGAAARDLLDRVGLGAREADARPRDLSGGQRQRLAIARALAVDPRVLVLDEAVAALDVSIQAQILQLLREIREETGVALVFVSHDLAVVRHVTDAVLVMRRGEVVEQGPTGRVLADPEHAYTRLLLASVPGENWDPAAVSRTREALPAR, from the coding sequence GTGACGAAGACCGCCCTGCTCCAGGCCACCGGGCTGAGCAAGACCTACCCCCTGCCCGGCGGCGGCAGCCACCGGGCCGCGCACGACGTGGGCTTCGCGGTCCCCGAGGGCGGTTCCCTCGGCATCGTCGGCGAATCGGGCTCCGGCAAGACGACCGTGGCCCGCATGCTGGTGGGCCTCGTCCCTCCGGACCGGGGGGAGATCACCGTGGCGGGCCGCCGCCGCGAGCCCCGCACCCCGCGCACCTCCCGGGCCCGTCTCGCCAGGGCCAGGGAGATCCAGATGGTCTTCCAGGACCCGTACGTCTCCCTGGACCCGAGGCTCACCGCCACCCAGTGCCTCCGTACGGCGCTGCGCCTGCACGGCAAGGACGAGAGGGGCGGGGCGGCGGCCCGCGACCTCCTGGACCGCGTCGGTCTGGGCGCGCGCGAGGCGGACGCGCGGCCCCGGGACCTGTCCGGCGGGCAGCGGCAGCGCCTCGCGATCGCCCGGGCGCTGGCGGTCGACCCCCGGGTCCTGGTGCTCGACGAGGCCGTCGCCGCGCTCGACGTGTCGATCCAGGCGCAGATCCTCCAGCTCCTGCGGGAGATCCGGGAGGAGACGGGGGTGGCGCTCGTCTTCGTCAGCCATGACCTGGCGGTGGTGCGGCACGTGACGGACGCGGTGCTGGTGATGCGGCGGGGTGAGGTGGTGGAGCAGGGGCCGACGGGCCGGGTCCTCGCGGACCCGGAGCACGCGTACACGCGGCTGCTGCTGGCCAGTGTGCCCGGGGAGAACTGGGACCCGGCGGCGGTGTCCCGCACGCGGGAGGCGCTGCCCGCGCGCTGA
- a CDS encoding cold-shock protein has translation MATGTVKWFNAEKGFGFIAQEGGGPDVFVHYSAINASGFRSLEENQAVTFDVTQGPKGPQAENVTPA, from the coding sequence ATGGCTACCGGAACCGTGAAGTGGTTCAACGCCGAAAAGGGCTTTGGATTCATCGCCCAGGAAGGCGGCGGCCCCGACGTCTTCGTTCACTACTCCGCGATCAACGCCAGCGGTTTCCGTTCCCTCGAGGAGAACCAGGCCGTGACCTTCGACGTCACGCAGGGCCCGAAGGGCCCGCAGGCGGAGAACGTCACCCCTGCCTAG
- a CDS encoding menaquinone biosynthesis protein, producing the protein MPSSRRTARPRVGHIQFLNCMPLYWGLARTGTLLDFELTKDTPEKLSEQLVRGDLDVGPVTLVEFLRNADDLVAFPDLAVGCDGPVMSCVIVSQVPLDRLDGARVALGSTSRTSVRLAQLLLAERHGVRPEYYTCPPDLGLMMQEADAAVLIGDAALRANLIDAPKLGLEVHDLGQMWKDWTGLPFVFAVWAARRDYLAREPEVVREVHKAFLASRDLSLDEVAKVAEQASRWESFDAGVLERYFTTLDFRFGGPQLEGVTEFARRVGPTTGFPGDVKVELLRP; encoded by the coding sequence ATCCCCAGCTCCCGCCGCACCGCCCGGCCGCGCGTCGGTCACATCCAGTTCCTGAACTGCATGCCCCTGTACTGGGGCCTCGCGCGGACCGGCACCCTCCTCGACTTCGAGCTCACCAAGGACACCCCGGAGAAGCTCAGCGAGCAGCTCGTGCGCGGCGACCTCGACGTCGGCCCCGTCACCCTGGTCGAGTTCCTGCGCAACGCCGACGACCTGGTGGCCTTCCCCGACCTGGCCGTGGGCTGCGACGGCCCGGTCATGTCGTGCGTGATCGTCTCGCAGGTGCCGCTCGACCGCCTGGACGGGGCGCGGGTGGCGCTCGGCTCCACCTCGCGCACCTCCGTGCGCCTGGCGCAGCTGCTGCTCGCCGAGCGCCACGGCGTGCGCCCCGAGTACTACACCTGCCCGCCGGACCTCGGCCTGATGATGCAGGAGGCGGACGCGGCCGTCCTGATCGGGGACGCGGCGCTGCGCGCGAACCTGATCGACGCCCCCAAGCTCGGCCTGGAGGTGCACGACCTCGGGCAGATGTGGAAGGACTGGACGGGCCTGCCGTTCGTCTTCGCGGTGTGGGCGGCACGCCGTGACTACCTCGCGCGCGAGCCCGAGGTGGTCCGCGAGGTCCACAAGGCGTTCCTGGCCTCCCGCGACCTGTCCCTGGACGAGGTCGCGAAGGTCGCGGAGCAGGCCTCGCGCTGGGAGTCCTTCGACGCGGGCGTCCTGGAGCGGTACTTCACGACGCTCGACTTCCGCTTCGGCGGCCCGCAGCTGGAGGGCGTCACGGAGTTCGCGCGCCGGGTGGGGCCGACGACCGGCTTCCCCGGGGACGTGAAGGTGGAGCTGCTGCGGCCGTAG
- a CDS encoding alpha/beta hydrolase-fold protein, which translates to MNIRRTTVALTAALAATAALLTGCSSDGDEPMSFDSASAPAPAQGHGSEHAGIRLPTGPRASFTTASTLDDGTKIGVTTLHGKKSGFTGKVWVWAPKQYFDPKYSHSGFPVLIALPGGPGYPNNYWMGTDLKLESSIAKWSREGKSQPFIVVMPVLNPDATFYYDGSDIPGQPKMGTWMTEDVPDFVKANFRTFTSRDGWGFMGSSSGGFVGLKSVLKHPEKFRAVIASGPDTVPDSPLWRGHEPQRLANDPGRLAERLIRRGGPEVDIAFQVGTAESGQPNLRAFMKKYGKGPVRTRLNVIQGGTHSARSYVPAMDDGPIQWISKKMKGPVPGS; encoded by the coding sequence ATGAACATCCGCCGCACCACCGTCGCCCTGACCGCCGCGCTCGCCGCCACCGCCGCGCTCCTCACCGGCTGCTCGTCCGACGGGGACGAGCCCATGAGCTTCGACAGCGCCTCCGCCCCGGCCCCCGCCCAGGGCCACGGGAGCGAGCACGCGGGCATCCGGCTCCCCACCGGGCCCCGCGCCTCCTTCACCACCGCGAGCACCCTCGACGACGGCACCAAGATCGGCGTCACCACCCTGCACGGCAAGAAGTCGGGCTTCACCGGAAAGGTCTGGGTCTGGGCGCCGAAACAGTACTTCGACCCGAAGTACTCCCACAGCGGCTTTCCCGTACTCATCGCGCTGCCCGGTGGCCCCGGTTACCCCAATAACTACTGGATGGGCACGGACCTGAAGCTGGAGAGCTCCATCGCCAAGTGGTCGCGGGAGGGAAAGAGCCAGCCGTTCATCGTGGTGATGCCCGTGCTCAATCCCGACGCCACGTTCTATTACGACGGCAGCGACATACCGGGACAGCCGAAAATGGGCACCTGGATGACCGAGGACGTACCGGATTTCGTCAAGGCGAATTTCCGCACCTTCACGTCCCGTGACGGGTGGGGCTTCATGGGGTCCTCGTCGGGCGGTTTCGTGGGCCTGAAGTCCGTCCTGAAGCACCCGGAGAAGTTCAGGGCCGTGATCGCGTCGGGCCCGGACACCGTGCCCGACTCACCGCTCTGGCGCGGGCACGAGCCACAGCGGCTCGCCAACGACCCGGGGCGCCTGGCCGAGCGCCTCATCCGGCGCGGCGGACCCGAGGTCGACATCGCCTTCCAGGTCGGCACCGCGGAGTCCGGGCAGCCGAACCTGCGGGCCTTCATGAAGAAGTACGGCAAGGGGCCGGTCAGGACCCGGCTCAACGTCATCCAGGGCGGCACCCACAGCGCCCGCTCGTACGTTCCCGCCATGGACGACGGGCCGATCCAGTGGATCAGCAAGAAGATGAAGGGCCCGGTCCCCGGCAGCTGA
- a CDS encoding serine/threonine-protein kinase, whose protein sequence is MHPLEPDEPTAVGPYRLLGRLGSGGMGRVYVGRSAGGRTVAVKVVHPHFALDEEFRARFRREVEAARRVGGQWTAPVLDADPEAALPWVATGYAAGPSLTEAVRDAGPLPEHSARVLGAGLAEALAHVHALGLVHRDVKPSNVLLTLDGPRLIDFGIARATDGTASLTSTGVSIGSPGYMAPEQILGKAATGAADVFSLGASLVYAATGEPPFAGDTSAALLYKVVHEEPDLGALGGELRDLAAACLAKDAAARPAPAEVARRLAPEGAAPLVAAGWLPGPLVERVSRSAVRLLDLEAKGDGAGGAAASGPVSFAGPAVGVFGPPDASYGAGGPGAAVPPTPLPRGGPADARPSPVPPPPAAAPPGKVSLSVAATAAPGTPDGRGRRVSCTVALAVAGALAAVLVGSAFLFDVLPGSGAGGDGDGSAGKRPPAATGGASDSDGLVPKRYLGKWRGKASAQDGLVALGTFDVTISQVTKAGERVGTVTQTDLIGGTCVDVLTLTSATEKRLALKAVGATSNGGGCSQAAHTVWLRPVGSELQYTSEDPKAGDPEARLRRVRG, encoded by the coding sequence ATGCACCCGCTCGAACCGGACGAGCCCACGGCCGTCGGGCCCTATCGGCTGCTCGGCCGGCTCGGCTCCGGCGGCATGGGCCGCGTCTACGTGGGCCGCAGCGCGGGCGGCCGCACGGTCGCCGTGAAGGTCGTGCATCCGCACTTCGCCCTCGACGAGGAGTTCCGCGCCCGCTTCCGCCGCGAGGTCGAAGCGGCCCGGCGGGTCGGCGGCCAGTGGACGGCCCCGGTCCTGGACGCCGACCCCGAGGCCGCGCTGCCCTGGGTCGCGACCGGATACGCGGCGGGCCCGTCCCTCACGGAGGCCGTACGGGACGCGGGCCCGCTGCCCGAGCACTCGGCGCGCGTCCTCGGCGCGGGCCTCGCGGAGGCGCTCGCGCACGTCCACGCCCTCGGCCTGGTCCACCGCGACGTGAAGCCCTCCAACGTCCTGCTGACCCTGGACGGCCCGCGTCTGATCGACTTCGGCATCGCCCGCGCGACGGACGGCACGGCCTCCCTCACGTCCACCGGCGTGTCCATCGGCTCGCCCGGCTACATGGCGCCGGAGCAGATCCTCGGCAAGGCCGCCACGGGCGCGGCGGACGTCTTCTCGCTCGGCGCCTCACTCGTGTACGCGGCGACGGGGGAGCCCCCCTTCGCGGGCGACACGTCGGCCGCGCTGCTCTACAAGGTCGTCCACGAGGAGCCCGACCTTGGCGCGCTGGGCGGTGAGTTGCGGGACCTGGCCGCGGCCTGCCTGGCCAAGGACGCGGCGGCGCGGCCCGCCCCGGCCGAGGTCGCCCGCCGCCTCGCTCCCGAGGGGGCGGCCCCGCTGGTGGCCGCGGGGTGGCTGCCGGGGCCACTGGTGGAGCGCGTGAGCCGCAGCGCGGTCCGGCTGCTCGACCTGGAGGCGAAGGGGGACGGCGCCGGGGGCGCGGCGGCATCGGGGCCGGTGTCGTTCGCGGGACCCGCGGTGGGGGTGTTCGGGCCGCCCGACGCGTCGTACGGGGCGGGTGGGCCGGGGGCGGCGGTGCCACCGACTCCGCTTCCGCGGGGCGGCCCTGCCGACGCGCGGCCGTCCCCGGTGCCGCCCCCGCCCGCCGCGGCCCCGCCCGGCAAGGTCTCCCTCTCCGTCGCCGCGACGGCCGCGCCCGGGACGCCGGACGGCCGCGGGCGCAGGGTGAGTTGCACGGTGGCCCTCGCCGTGGCCGGGGCGCTCGCGGCGGTCCTTGTGGGGTCGGCGTTCCTCTTCGACGTGCTGCCCGGCTCCGGCGCGGGCGGCGACGGCGACGGCAGCGCCGGGAAGCGGCCGCCCGCCGCCACCGGAGGCGCCTCCGACTCCGACGGCCTCGTACCCAAGCGCTATCTGGGCAAGTGGCGCGGCAAGGCCTCCGCGCAGGACGGCCTCGTCGCCCTGGGCACCTTCGATGTGACGATCAGTCAGGTCACGAAGGCGGGGGAGCGGGTCGGCACGGTGACGCAGACGGACCTCATCGGCGGTACGTGCGTCGACGTCCTCACGCTCACGTCGGCCACGGAGAAGCGGCTGGCCCTGAAGGCGGTCGGGGCGACGTCCAACGGCGGGGGCTGCTCGCAGGCCGCCCACACGGTGTGGCTGCGGCCCGTGGGCTCGGAGCTCCAGTACACCTCCGAGGATCCCAAGGCGGGTGATCCGGAGGCGCGGCTGCGGCGCGTCCGGGGCTGA